One window from the genome of Magnolia sinica isolate HGM2019 chromosome 4, MsV1, whole genome shotgun sequence encodes:
- the LOC131244034 gene encoding uncharacterized protein LOC131244034, with translation MPIGAADVSVMMVGVRALFKTSVILVVNSRIESERLDVSPEEFGLSKFAMNGAHANKLYIGGLLADVLSEILLNFFSRHGEIEEGFIAYDKETNKSRGFGFVTYKTLKAAKKALDDPNKLDMHSPGRRMSSAQPLFVTLHTLRLWEQTLLLTQASLLSTHRKVSYAQVAAKKDRVGLPAGVVLPAGAPAGISGYPYYATK, from the exons ATGCCGATCGGAGCAGCAGATGTTTCAGTGATGATGGTCGGAGTCCGAGCACTGTTCAAAACCTCGGTCATCCTTGTAGTCAATTCAAGGATAGAGTCAGAGAGATTGGACGTGTCGCCAGAGGAGTTCGGATTATCAAAGTTCGCCATGAACGGAG CTCACGCCAACAAGTTATACATTGGAGGCCTGTTGGCCGATGTCTTAAGTGAGATCTTACTGAATTTCTTTAGCAGGCATGGTGAGATAGAAGAAGGTTTTATTGCTTATGACAAAGAAACAAACAAATCACGTGGTTTTGGCTTTGTTACGTACAAGACACTAAAGGCAGCAAAGAAGGCCTTGGATGATCCAAATAAG CTGGATATGCACAGCCCGGGAAGACGCATGTCGTCAGCACAACCCCTGTTTGTTACTTTGCATACCCTCAGGCTTTGGGAGCAAACCCTGCTGCTTACCCAGGCATCGCTCCTCAGTACCCACCGCAAGGTTTCGTATGCGCAGGTTGCTGCCAAGAAAGACCGAGTTGGACTACCCGCTGGTGTGGTCCTTCCTGCTGGAGCACCTGCTGGAATTAGCGGGTATCCATATTACGCTACAAAATAA